In the Streptomyces formicae genome, one interval contains:
- a CDS encoding YidC/Oxa1 family membrane protein insertase yields MSAFMSVFASLVEHLADALDPLFHASATAAAIVLFTACVRLLVHPLSRASARGQKARAKLSPQIAELRKKHSKNPEKLQKAVMELHRKEKVSPLSGCLPSLFQLPAFFLLYHLFSNSSIGGEANTLLDHTLFAAPLGGRWADALSDGGVFGAQGLVYLALFAIVAAVATFNFRRTKRQMAANPQPGTGAGDQPMPGMAAMTKVMPLMSFMTLFTVAVVPLAAALYVVTSTTWSAVERAVLYRDMPAGAGALATAA; encoded by the coding sequence ATGTCCGCTTTCATGTCCGTGTTCGCCAGTCTGGTCGAGCACCTCGCCGACGCGCTCGACCCGCTCTTCCACGCCTCGGCGACCGCCGCCGCGATCGTCCTGTTCACCGCCTGCGTACGCCTCCTCGTCCACCCCCTGTCGCGGGCGTCGGCCCGCGGTCAGAAGGCGCGCGCCAAGCTCTCCCCGCAGATCGCGGAGCTGCGCAAGAAGCACTCCAAGAACCCGGAGAAGCTGCAGAAGGCGGTCATGGAACTGCACAGGAAGGAGAAGGTCTCGCCGCTCTCCGGGTGCCTGCCGAGCCTCTTCCAGCTGCCCGCCTTCTTCCTGCTCTACCACCTCTTCTCCAACTCCAGCATCGGCGGCGAGGCGAACACGCTGCTCGACCACACGCTCTTCGCGGCGCCGCTCGGCGGGCGCTGGGCGGACGCGCTCTCCGACGGCGGGGTCTTCGGGGCGCAGGGGCTCGTCTACCTCGCGCTGTTCGCGATCGTCGCGGCCGTCGCCACGTTCAACTTCCGGCGCACCAAGCGGCAGATGGCCGCCAACCCGCAGCCGGGGACCGGGGCCGGGGACCAGCCGATGCCGGGCATGGCCGCGATGACCAAGGTCATGCCGCTGATGTCGTTCATGACTCTGTTCACGGTGGCCGTGGTCCCGCTGGCCGCGGCGCTGTACGTGGTGACCAGCACGACCTGGAGCGCGGTCGAGCGGGCCGTGCTGTACCGCGACATGCCCGCGGGCGCGGGGGCGCTGGCTACCGCCGCGTAA
- a CDS encoding SEC-C domain-containing protein encodes MRPDKPAAADHVDVDHIAEAARLERTAGLYPEDAEQLLLQAAAHLELAGARDRATTLYDSLLSPSAPHPPSSPFLIRALKASNLWEYGHEAEARAIIDGIRTSAPRDPAPWVIVAESLESHDELEQAHDTFTEAVTLLLPENSPEPPYATHPLLFGRHRVRRLMGADHDAWDTLADHVHTTRATVSLDELHDPKRIWSLGSENPAELRAEISRIQAELGSYREALSRPFPVAILHWPATELTELLTAYPSLTSEYPSHEAHLATIESSLRELASSGTPNLGVVTGTVPSYEAFAASEGASPEDSSLLPQYATTLAARGRAVGWPPEAGAGCWCGSGQTYSECHGAATVTS; translated from the coding sequence ATGCGCCCCGACAAGCCTGCTGCTGCCGACCACGTCGACGTCGACCACATCGCTGAAGCCGCGCGCCTGGAACGCACGGCCGGTCTGTACCCGGAGGACGCCGAGCAGCTCCTCCTCCAGGCCGCGGCCCATCTCGAACTGGCCGGCGCCCGCGACCGCGCGACGACGCTCTACGACAGCCTGCTGTCCCCGTCCGCCCCGCACCCTCCGTCCTCCCCCTTCCTCATCCGCGCCCTGAAGGCGTCGAACCTGTGGGAGTACGGGCACGAGGCGGAGGCCAGGGCGATCATCGACGGCATCCGCACGTCGGCGCCGCGCGACCCGGCGCCCTGGGTGATCGTGGCGGAGTCCCTGGAGTCCCACGACGAGCTGGAACAGGCGCACGACACGTTCACGGAGGCGGTGACGCTGCTGCTCCCCGAGAACTCCCCGGAACCCCCCTACGCGACGCACCCCCTCCTCTTCGGCCGCCACCGCGTACGCCGCCTCATGGGCGCGGACCACGACGCGTGGGACACGCTGGCGGACCACGTCCACACGACCCGCGCCACGGTCTCCCTGGACGAACTCCACGATCCGAAGCGCATCTGGTCCCTCGGCTCGGAGAACCCCGCGGAACTCCGCGCGGAAATCTCCCGCATCCAGGCGGAGTTGGGCTCCTACCGAGAGGCCCTCTCCCGCCCGTTCCCGGTGGCAATCCTCCACTGGCCCGCAACGGAACTCACGGAACTCCTGACGGCGTACCCGTCCCTCACCTCCGAATACCCGTCCCACGAGGCGCACTTGGCGACCATAGAGTCCTCCCTCCGAGAACTCGCGTCCTCAGGAACCCCGAACCTGGGCGTGGTCACGGGCACGGTCCCCTCGTACGAGGCGTTCGCCGCGTCGGAGGGCGCGTCGCCGGAGGACTCGTCGCTGCTCCCGCAGTACGCGACGACGCTGGCGGCGCGGGGGCGGGCTGTGGGGTGGCCGCCGGAGGCGGGGGCGGGGTGTTGGTGTGGGTCGGGGCAGACCTATTCGGAATGCCATGGCGCTGCAACAGTCACTAGTTAG
- a CDS encoding DUF6412 domain-containing protein: MRDVIRNGKAAVRPALLLLFLLVEVVLVDTGSLTAAVALAATAAAGSALAVCSVIAARCAPAVPRTKVRTAIRDRERRTAFLPQRDPDAAGRPRPRAPGRALLTAA; encoded by the coding sequence ATGCGAGACGTGATCCGGAACGGGAAAGCGGCCGTGCGTCCGGCCCTGCTGCTCCTCTTCCTGCTCGTCGAGGTCGTCCTCGTCGACACCGGCAGCCTCACCGCCGCCGTCGCCCTCGCCGCGACCGCCGCGGCCGGCTCCGCGCTCGCCGTCTGCTCGGTGATCGCCGCGCGCTGCGCGCCCGCCGTGCCCCGCACCAAGGTGCGCACGGCCATCCGCGACCGGGAACGGCGCACCGCCTTCCTGCCCCAGCGCGATCCCGACGCCGCGGGCCGTCCACGGCCCCGAGCACCCGGCCGTGCCCTCCTGACGGCCGCGTAG
- a CDS encoding Gfo/Idh/MocA family oxidoreductase, which translates to MTGTGSGTPLHDGTPLRVGLVGYGLAGSVFHAPLIAATDGLVLDTVVTSNPERQEQARAEFGDELRAAASADELWERADELDLIVIASPNKTHVPLATAALKAGLPVVVDKPIAGTAAEARELAALADERGLLLSVFQNRRWDNDFRTLRRLIADGELGDVWRFESRFERWRPRPKGGWRESGNPEEIGGLLYDLGSHVVDQALVLFGPAARVYAETDVRRPGAEADDDTFIALTHASGVRSHLYVSATTAQLGPRFRALGSQAGYVKYGLDPQEAALRDGKRPASDTPWGVEPESLWGRVGSGESPLTGGGRPTPTLPGDYPAYYAAIADALRGTGENPVTAHEAAAALDVIEAARRSARDGVTVTL; encoded by the coding sequence ATGACTGGTACAGGCTCTGGCACCCCTCTCCACGACGGCACCCCCCTACGCGTCGGCCTCGTCGGGTACGGCCTCGCGGGGTCCGTCTTCCACGCCCCGCTGATCGCCGCCACCGACGGGCTCGTCCTCGACACCGTCGTGACGTCGAACCCGGAGCGGCAGGAGCAGGCCCGCGCCGAGTTCGGCGACGAGCTGCGCGCCGCCGCGTCGGCCGACGAGCTGTGGGAGCGGGCCGACGAGCTCGACCTGATCGTCATCGCGTCCCCGAACAAGACCCATGTGCCGCTGGCCACCGCCGCCCTCAAGGCGGGCCTGCCGGTCGTCGTGGACAAGCCGATCGCGGGCACCGCCGCCGAGGCCCGCGAGCTCGCCGCCCTCGCCGACGAGCGCGGCCTGCTCCTGTCCGTCTTCCAGAACCGCCGCTGGGACAACGACTTCCGTACGCTGCGCCGCCTGATCGCCGACGGCGAGCTCGGCGACGTATGGCGCTTCGAGTCCCGCTTCGAGCGGTGGCGCCCGCGCCCCAAGGGCGGCTGGCGCGAGTCGGGGAACCCGGAGGAGATCGGCGGTCTCCTCTACGACCTGGGCAGCCACGTCGTCGACCAGGCGCTCGTGCTGTTCGGCCCGGCGGCCCGGGTGTACGCGGAGACCGATGTGCGCCGCCCCGGCGCCGAGGCCGACGACGACACGTTCATCGCGCTCACGCACGCCAGTGGCGTCCGCTCGCACCTGTACGTCAGCGCCACCACCGCCCAGCTCGGCCCGCGCTTCCGCGCGCTCGGCTCGCAGGCGGGCTACGTGAAGTACGGCCTGGACCCCCAGGAAGCCGCCCTGCGCGACGGCAAGCGGCCCGCGTCCGACACCCCCTGGGGCGTGGAGCCCGAGTCGCTGTGGGGCCGGGTCGGCTCCGGGGAGTCCCCGCTGACCGGCGGCGGTCGCCCCACTCCCACGCTGCCCGGCGACTACCCCGCCTACTACGCGGCGATCGCCGACGCCCTGCGCGGCACCGGCGAGAACCCGGTCACCGCGCACGAGGCGGCAGCGGCCCTCGACGTCATCGAGGCGGCACGCCGCTCGGCGCGCGACGGTGTGACGGTGACGCTGTGA
- a CDS encoding fumarylacetoacetate hydrolase family protein produces MKLLRVGTAGAERPALLDAEGALRDLSGVVADIDGAVLADAEALGRIRAAAEAGDLPVLPADGLRVGPPVGRVGKVVCIGLNYHDHAAETGAEPPAEPVVFFKAADTVVGPDDTVLVPRRSVKTDWEVELAVVIGRTARYLESHEEALAHVAGYAVAHDVSEREFQIERGGTWDKGKNCETFNPLGPWLVTADEVPDPQALALRLWVNGELKQDGSTADQIFPVAEVVRYVSQFMTLYPGDVINTGTPAGVAMGQPEPKPYLRAGDVVELEIEGLGRQRQELKDA; encoded by the coding sequence ATGAAGCTGCTGCGAGTCGGTACGGCAGGCGCGGAGCGTCCGGCGCTGCTCGACGCCGAGGGGGCCCTGCGGGACCTGTCGGGGGTGGTCGCCGACATCGACGGCGCGGTGCTCGCCGACGCGGAGGCCCTCGGCCGGATCAGGGCCGCCGCGGAAGCCGGTGACCTGCCCGTACTCCCGGCCGACGGGCTGCGTGTGGGGCCGCCGGTCGGGCGCGTGGGCAAGGTCGTCTGCATCGGCCTCAACTACCACGACCACGCGGCGGAGACGGGCGCGGAGCCGCCCGCCGAGCCCGTCGTCTTCTTCAAGGCGGCGGACACGGTGGTCGGCCCCGACGACACCGTCCTGGTGCCGCGCCGCTCGGTGAAGACGGACTGGGAGGTCGAGCTCGCCGTGGTCATCGGACGTACGGCGCGCTACCTGGAGTCGCACGAGGAGGCGCTCGCGCACGTCGCCGGGTACGCGGTGGCGCACGACGTGTCCGAGCGCGAGTTCCAGATCGAGCGCGGGGGCACCTGGGACAAGGGCAAGAACTGCGAGACGTTCAACCCGCTGGGCCCCTGGCTGGTCACCGCGGACGAGGTGCCCGACCCGCAGGCGCTGGCCCTCAGGCTCTGGGTCAACGGCGAGCTGAAGCAGGACGGCAGCACCGCCGACCAGATCTTCCCGGTCGCCGAAGTGGTGCGCTACGTCAGCCAGTTCATGACGCTGTACCCGGGCGACGTCATCAACACCGGTACGCCCGCGGGCGTGGCGATGGGCCAGCCCGAGCCGAAGCCCTATCTGCGCGCCGGTGACGTCGTGGAGCTGGAGATCGAGGGACTCGGGCGTCAGCGGCAGGAGCTGAAGGACGCGTAA
- a CDS encoding radical SAM protein — MRLPASVELPPVRLPAFVDLRPIGRCNLDCPFCFGPRHDVPSMDEETALRVASVLRDGGVRGVVISGGEPTLLPYLPDLVRELSAPLPDGRRPRVVLSTNGLAPLRAMERVLPGLSWIALPLESKDGAEHKLMRTGVAPHRDKVLGLLREVRKNHQHVRVKLGTVVTRLNTKGAPDVLDLIEDDGSLPHVWKVYQMSETNYGADNRDWLSIGDDEFEDVVARCQEAADRRGVPLRVYRNSTRTGSYFFVDPDCEVVVVDEGGERRTGNLFERLARGTLRPAELITPARNAENFDGTYPDA; from the coding sequence ATGCGCCTGCCCGCGTCCGTCGAACTGCCCCCCGTGCGTCTGCCCGCCTTCGTGGACCTGCGCCCCATCGGCCGTTGCAACCTCGACTGCCCCTTCTGTTTCGGCCCCCGCCACGACGTTCCCTCCATGGACGAGGAAACGGCACTGCGCGTCGCCTCCGTCCTGCGGGACGGCGGCGTCCGGGGCGTCGTGATCTCCGGCGGCGAACCGACCCTGCTGCCCTACCTCCCGGATCTCGTACGGGAGTTGAGCGCTCCCCTGCCGGACGGCCGACGCCCCCGCGTGGTCCTCAGCACCAACGGCCTCGCCCCGCTGCGCGCCATGGAGCGCGTGCTGCCGGGGCTCTCCTGGATCGCCCTGCCGCTGGAGTCCAAGGACGGGGCGGAGCACAAGCTCATGCGCACCGGTGTCGCGCCGCACCGCGACAAGGTGCTCGGTCTCCTCAGGGAGGTCCGCAAGAACCACCAGCACGTCCGCGTCAAGCTGGGCACGGTCGTCACCCGCCTCAACACCAAGGGCGCCCCTGACGTCCTCGACCTGATCGAGGACGACGGATCGCTCCCCCACGTGTGGAAGGTCTACCAGATGTCCGAGACCAACTACGGCGCGGACAACAGGGACTGGCTCTCCATCGGGGACGACGAGTTCGAGGACGTGGTGGCCCGCTGCCAGGAGGCGGCCGACCGGCGCGGCGTGCCCCTGCGCGTGTACCGCAACTCCACCCGCACCGGCAGCTACTTCTTCGTCGACCCGGACTGCGAGGTCGTCGTGGTCGACGAGGGTGGGGAGCGCAGGACCGGGAATCTCTTCGAGAGGCTGGCACGAGGAACGCTGCGTCCCGCCGAGCTGATCACCCCGGCGCGCAATGCCGAGAACTTCGACGGTACGTACCCGGATGCATGA
- a CDS encoding nucleotide triphosphate diphosphatase NUDT15 — MTAHVRVGVQAIVRLGGDVLLGLRANCFGAGTWGLPGGHLEVGETLVDAARRELDEETGVRALDLRVACVTDPDPAANHHMQVGVEVVDYTGDIRVREPERCLRWEFWPMDALPEELFVGSVGVLASVRTGALHHP; from the coding sequence ATGACAGCACACGTACGCGTAGGGGTCCAGGCGATCGTCCGCCTCGGCGGTGACGTCCTGCTCGGCCTGCGGGCCAACTGCTTCGGCGCGGGCACCTGGGGGCTGCCCGGCGGCCATCTGGAGGTGGGCGAGACGCTCGTGGACGCCGCGCGCAGGGAACTCGACGAGGAGACCGGCGTCCGCGCCCTGGACCTGCGGGTCGCCTGCGTCACGGATCCCGACCCGGCGGCCAACCACCACATGCAGGTCGGCGTCGAGGTCGTCGACTACACCGGAGACATCCGCGTACGCGAGCCCGAGCGGTGTCTGCGCTGGGAGTTCTGGCCCATGGACGCGCTGCCCGAGGAGCTCTTCGTCGGCTCGGTCGGCGTCCTGGCGAGCGTCAGGACCGGCGCCCTGCACCACCCGTGA
- a CDS encoding class E sortase has protein sequence MRERVPVVVQHRTRRARRGPAARLLWNGAEVAVTLGLVLLLLVAHQLWWTNRQARAAAERKVHALEEEWGSERARGREGERGAAGDASTGGRVGAEDAGAEDADAGADVTGQRDSSTRPNPPAPKPQWDQAYAVLRIPRIGIRVPVAEGISKSAVLNKGYVGHYPRTAQPGQAGNFAVAGHRNTHGEPFRYINRLRKGDELTVETKSARYTYVVDKALARTSARDGGVIRSVPRSEVRKGHGYAEPGFYITLTTCTPEYTSKYRLVVWGKLRSMRPR, from the coding sequence GTGCGGGAACGGGTTCCTGTGGTGGTGCAGCACCGGACGCGTCGCGCGCGGCGCGGGCCCGCCGCCCGTCTCCTCTGGAACGGCGCCGAAGTCGCCGTCACCCTCGGCCTCGTGCTCCTCCTGCTCGTCGCCCACCAGCTGTGGTGGACCAACCGCCAGGCCCGCGCCGCCGCCGAGAGGAAGGTCCACGCTCTTGAGGAGGAGTGGGGGAGCGAGAGGGCGAGAGGGAGGGAGGGGGAGAGGGGGGCTGCCGGTGATGCGTCGACTGGGGGCAGGGTCGGTGCCGAGGATGCCGGTGCCGAGGATGCCGATGCCGGCGCCGATGTCACCGGTCAGCGCGACTCCTCCACCCGCCCCAACCCACCCGCCCCCAAGCCTCAATGGGACCAGGCCTACGCCGTCCTCCGCATTCCCCGCATCGGCATCCGCGTCCCCGTCGCCGAAGGCATCAGCAAGAGCGCTGTTCTCAACAAGGGGTACGTCGGGCATTACCCCCGTACCGCCCAGCCCGGTCAAGCCGGGAACTTCGCGGTCGCGGGGCACCGCAATACCCATGGGGAGCCGTTCCGGTACATCAATCGGCTGCGGAAGGGGGACGAGCTGACCGTCGAGACGAAGAGCGCCCGCTATACGTACGTCGTCGACAAGGCGCTCGCGCGGACCTCGGCCCGCGACGGCGGGGTCATTCGGAGCGTGCCGCGCAGTGAGGTGCGGAAAGGGCACGGGTACGCCGAGCCGGGGTTCTACATCACGCTCACCACCTGCACTCCCGAGTACACCTCGAAATACCGGCTCGTGGTGTGGGGAAAGCTCCGTTCCATGCGGCCCCGGTAG
- a CDS encoding heme-degrading domain-containing protein yields the protein MTTPPATPTPTPTVAELEEQERRLVLPRFTYDDAWRLGTLLVELARERGAPVAIDIRRGGQQLFHAALPGSTPDNDAWIDRKRRVVERYGCSSYLVGCRFRAKGTTFEESSRLDPDVYAAHGGAFPLAVEGAGVIGTVVVSGLPQVRDHALVVEALERFTA from the coding sequence GTGACGACGCCCCCCGCCACGCCCACGCCCACGCCCACCGTCGCCGAGCTGGAGGAGCAGGAGCGCCGCCTGGTCCTGCCCCGCTTCACGTACGACGACGCCTGGCGGCTCGGCACGCTCCTCGTCGAGCTGGCCCGCGAGCGCGGGGCCCCCGTCGCCATCGACATCCGGCGCGGCGGCCAGCAGCTGTTCCACGCGGCGCTGCCGGGGTCGACGCCCGACAACGACGCCTGGATCGACCGCAAGCGCCGCGTCGTCGAGCGCTACGGATGCTCCTCATACCTCGTCGGCTGCCGCTTCCGCGCCAAGGGCACGACGTTCGAGGAGTCGTCGCGCCTGGACCCCGACGTGTACGCGGCCCACGGCGGCGCGTTCCCCCTCGCGGTCGAGGGCGCGGGGGTGATCGGCACGGTGGTGGTGTCGGGGCTGCCCCAGGTGCGGGATCACGCGCTGGTGGTCGAGGCGTTGGAGCGGTTCACGGCGTAG
- a CDS encoding trypsin-like peptidase domain-containing protein codes for MVYDEYFIEIYRDDCRLGSGVRLTRDFALTAAHCLEANELEGRSAVRLCLPDGKQAMGEVQEYDDLSDLALLRLIFHKDEDVQLPGVCFDEAREGELWQATHQLPDTGNDLRGSVAEVASPYRSTKDGARVCALRLDCYRVPDDYGRFAGSPVERGDPYRPPVVLGLIVKLRPGAGPDPKTVYAGTVREAVRRFGRFRIEDLGRDPYPLSVSPYRLEPIESVDDMRSRAAARDALDRAGYSSVVRLPWKRR; via the coding sequence GTGGTTTATGACGAGTACTTCATAGAAATCTACCGGGACGACTGCCGGCTGGGGTCCGGCGTGCGGCTCACCCGGGATTTCGCCCTCACCGCCGCGCACTGCCTGGAGGCGAACGAACTCGAGGGCAGGTCGGCGGTGCGGCTCTGTCTGCCGGACGGCAAGCAGGCCATGGGCGAGGTGCAGGAGTACGACGACCTCTCCGACCTCGCGCTGCTGAGGCTCATCTTCCACAAGGACGAGGACGTCCAGCTCCCCGGAGTGTGCTTCGACGAGGCGCGCGAGGGCGAGCTGTGGCAGGCGACCCATCAACTGCCGGACACCGGGAACGACTTGAGGGGCAGCGTCGCCGAAGTCGCCAGCCCGTACCGGAGCACGAAGGACGGGGCCCGGGTCTGCGCGTTGCGCCTCGACTGCTACCGGGTACCAGATGATTACGGCAGGTTCGCCGGGAGTCCCGTGGAACGCGGGGACCCCTATCGGCCGCCCGTCGTCCTCGGGCTCATCGTCAAACTGCGGCCAGGAGCGGGCCCCGACCCGAAGACGGTCTACGCGGGCACCGTGCGGGAGGCCGTCCGACGGTTCGGGCGCTTCCGCATCGAGGACCTGGGCAGGGACCCCTACCCCCTGTCCGTGAGCCCTTACCGCCTGGAGCCCATCGAATCGGTGGACGACATGCGGAGCAGGGCCGCGGCGAGAGACGCCCTCGACCGGGCGGGCTACTCGTCCGTGGTGAGACTGCCGTGGAAGCGCCGCTGA
- a CDS encoding DUF3311 domain-containing protein, with translation MIARRPHLLWLLVPFVLYIGALPFVNRLRPVVFGLPFLFFWLLGATVLTPFSVWLARRGDRKQSMRKGHEEGAGGRA, from the coding sequence GTGATCGCCCGACGTCCGCACCTGCTGTGGCTCCTCGTTCCCTTCGTGCTCTATATCGGCGCGCTGCCCTTCGTGAACCGGTTGCGGCCCGTCGTCTTCGGGCTGCCGTTCCTCTTCTTCTGGCTGCTCGGTGCCACCGTGCTGACGCCGTTCTCCGTCTGGCTCGCCCGTCGCGGTGACCGGAAACAGTCCATGAGGAAGGGACATGAAGAAGGGGCAGGTGGCCGGGCATGA
- a CDS encoding sodium:solute symporter family protein — MSDGAVATSIFAVFMVGTVALGLAAVRGRGRQGGLTEWSVGGRSLGAVFIWVLMAGEGYTSFSYLGAAGWGYNYGAPVLYVVAYMSCGYAVGYVVGPMLWNYARTHGLVSISDMVAHRFARPWLGAGVAILVTVFLLPYIQLQITGMGVVVSTISYGAISLNWAYFIGFAVTTGFVVVSGLRGSAWVSVLKDVLVIGTLAFLALYVPLHYFEGYGDFLDRIVREKSDWLTLPGSGESPYGEAWFATTSFLNALTVVIFPTTVAGYLGARSADGLRRNAIWLPAYNVLLFVPMLLGMAAVFVVPGLTGAESNLALFKLVVDSLPAWAVGVIGVAAALSSIVPMAVFMLVIGTMWGSSVLSLLPRWRGQRRQKIASQAVVVVAGALALVLTYAAPNTLVRLSLISYEGMAQLVPMLLLGLVWRRLTLAGALSGLVVGVAIVCALVFSEHDPVFGVNAGIIALAANLAVALAVTYAGPAGVPDERPDHEVLASDPLGPEPGTEPGAEALVR, encoded by the coding sequence ATGAGTGACGGCGCCGTCGCCACCAGCATCTTCGCCGTCTTCATGGTCGGCACCGTCGCCCTCGGCCTCGCCGCGGTGCGCGGGCGCGGGCGGCAGGGCGGGCTCACCGAGTGGTCGGTGGGCGGGCGCAGTCTGGGGGCCGTCTTCATCTGGGTGCTGATGGCGGGGGAGGGGTACACGAGTTTCAGTTATCTGGGGGCCGCGGGCTGGGGGTACAACTACGGGGCGCCCGTTCTGTACGTCGTCGCCTACATGTCCTGCGGATACGCCGTCGGATACGTGGTCGGCCCGATGCTCTGGAACTACGCCCGCACGCACGGCCTCGTCAGCATCAGCGACATGGTCGCCCACCGTTTCGCCAGGCCCTGGCTCGGCGCGGGCGTCGCGATTCTCGTGACCGTCTTCCTGCTTCCGTACATTCAGCTGCAGATCACCGGCATGGGCGTCGTCGTGTCCACCATCAGTTATGGCGCGATCAGCCTCAACTGGGCCTATTTCATCGGATTCGCGGTCACCACCGGGTTCGTGGTGGTGAGCGGCCTGCGGGGGAGCGCCTGGGTCTCCGTCCTGAAAGACGTACTCGTCATCGGGACGCTGGCCTTTCTCGCCCTCTACGTACCTCTTCACTATTTCGAGGGGTACGGGGATTTCCTCGACCGGATCGTGCGCGAGAAGAGCGACTGGCTCACGCTGCCGGGGAGCGGCGAAAGTCCTTACGGGGAGGCGTGGTTCGCCACCACCTCCTTCCTCAACGCCCTCACCGTCGTCATCTTCCCGACCACCGTCGCCGGGTACCTCGGCGCGCGCAGCGCGGACGGCCTGCGGCGCAACGCCATCTGGCTGCCCGCCTACAACGTGCTGCTCTTCGTCCCCATGCTGCTCGGCATGGCGGCGGTGTTCGTCGTGCCGGGGCTCACCGGCGCCGAGTCCAACCTCGCGCTCTTCAAGCTGGTGGTGGACTCGCTGCCCGCGTGGGCCGTCGGCGTCATCGGGGTCGCGGCCGCGCTCTCTTCCATCGTGCCCATGGCCGTGTTCATGCTGGTCATCGGCACGATGTGGGGCAGCAGCGTGCTCTCGCTGCTGCCCCGGTGGCGCGGGCAGCGGCGGCAGAAGATCGCCTCGCAGGCGGTGGTCGTCGTCGCGGGGGCGCTCGCCCTCGTGCTCACCTACGCGGCGCCCAACACCCTCGTACGGCTCTCCCTGATCTCGTACGAGGGGATGGCGCAGCTCGTGCCGATGCTGCTGCTCGGTCTCGTCTGGCGGCGGCTGACGCTCGCGGGGGCGCTGAGCGGGCTCGTGGTGGGGGTCGCGATCGTGTGCGCGCTCGTCTTCAGCGAGCACGATCCGGTCTTCGGGGTGAACGCGGGGATCATCGCGCTCGCCGCGAACCTCGCCGTCGCGCTCGCGGTGACGTACGCCGGTCCGGCCGGTGTCCCGGACGAGCGGCCCGACCACGAGGTCCTCGCCAGTGATCCCCTGGGCCCTGAGCCGGGCACCGAGCCCGGCGCGGAGGCCCTGGTGCGGTGA